A stretch of DNA from Pseudomonadota bacterium:
TCTACGAGGGGCGCGCTGCCGAAGTCGAGAGGCGCTACGGGAGGTCGGTCGCGCGCCGCACCATGAATCACCTTCGCATGATCCCCGACATCCTGCGCAAATACGGCTCTTTCGTAGTCATGTCGGCCGAGAGGTGCGCATGAAGAGGCGTCACAGGATCATAGCGACGGTCGGTTTTCTGCTCGCCATGCTCAGCATGCTTGCGTTCATCGTATTGACGTCTTAACCAAGCGCCCGGCCGACGTCGCCGAGGCGCGAGCGCATCGCCGCCTCGCCTGCGGCTATCGCCTGCACCCCTTTGTGGAGGTCCAGTATCTCGATGCCGGCGAGCGCCGGCTCGACCACTATTATGTCCTTCGCATCCCTTATGCTCAGCTCAGAGAGCCTGCGCTCGTATATCGAGATGGTGGAGAGTATGATCTCCAGGATCGGAGGTGTGAGCCTCCTGTTGTCGCGGGCCTTCTCATAGGTCGTGACGATCTTTCTCAGGGAGTTGCGCAGCCAGTCCTCCCCTGCGTCGTCCTCTATCTCGCCGAGCTGTTTCTCGATTCTGAGCTCCGAGCTGCCGTCGGCCGTGCAGTTGCCGCCGCCGTCCCTCGGCAGGGGATGCCTGTGTTCGACCTGGCGGTTGACCCTCACGGCGATGACGAAGTCGGCGCCCAATTCGTAAGCCAGCCCGATCGGGAGCGGGTCCGCGACGCCTCCGTCCACGAGGATTCGGTCTCCGCATATCGCCGGCGTGAAGAGGCCCGGTATCGATATGGAGGCCCTGATGCTCTCCAGGAGGTCGCCTTCCTTGAAGACGATCCGCTCGCCCGAGTAGAGGTCGGTCGATACGCAGGCGAAGCGGGGGGAGAGGGACTCGATCGACCTGCCTGCGGTGTAGGGAGAAAGCAGCCTCTTCACCCTTCCGCCGTCTATCAGGCCGCCCCGGTTGAACGAGGGGAGCAGGAGCTTCGCCACCTCTTTCAGGGAGAAGCTCGCCGCAAGATCCTCCAGCGCCAGGACAGAGGCGCCGCCGGAGTAAAGCCCGCCGATGATGGCGCCGGCGGAGCAGCCCGCGATGCAGTGCACCGGGATTTTCTCCTCCTCCAGCACCTTGAGCACGCCGATGTGGGCGAAGCCGCGCGCACCCCCGGAGCCCAGCGCAAGCCCGAGCCTCGCCCTTTTGCCCGCCATCATCTTCAGCCGCGCCAGGAAGGACATAGGATCACCCGGGGCCACACTATATGAATCGGAAGGAGCTGTGCAAGACAATGCATGGGCCGCCATTTTCAATTGATACGGCCGGTCCTTGCTGCTATGGAGCGCTCCTTTCGCGGGGGCTTCCATGGAGATAGGGATCATAGGGCTCGTGCAGTCGGGCAAGAGCACTCTCTTCGAGATCATGACGGGAGTGCAAAGCAGCGAGATCTACGGGGAGAGCTGTGTGCGCGGGGTCGCCTCGGTGCCCGATGAGCGCTTCGACCGCCTCGTCGAGATCTTCAAGCCGGCCAAGGTCTCTCCGGCGCGAGTTCCCTTCATCGACGTCAATGCGGCGGGCGAGAAGCCCTGGGACTCGATCAGGCAGAACCTCGTCACCGCCGACGCCTTCGTGCACGTGGTGGACGCCTTCACCGCATCGGACGTCTCAGAGGTCGTGGCGCGCTACAAGAATCTCGCGGACGAGCTCGTATTCTCCGACCTCGTGGTCGTGGAGGGGAGGATCGAGCGGCTGGCCAGGCTTCAGAAACATACCATCAGGCCCGAGGAGGCGATGCAGGCGGTGATCCTCCCCAGGGCGAAGGGGCACCTCGAGGCGGGCAGGCCCCTCAGGGACATGGAGATGTCCGCCGAGGACAAGAGGGCCCTCAGCGGCTTCGCATTCTGGACGCTGAGGCCGGAGCTGGTCGTGATAAACGTGCGCGACGACAACCCCTCCTTCGCAGAGGCCTTCGCCGACCGACACGTCGCCGCAGCGCACGTGATAGGCATCAACTGCATGCTCGAGGCCGAGATAGCGGAGCTGCCTCCCCATGATCGTCTCGCGTTCCTCGAGCCCATGGGGATCGCGGAGCCGGCGTTCGAGCGCGTCATCCGCTCGTCGTTCGAGCTCCTGGGCCGCATCCGCTACTTCACCGTGGGGGAGGACGAGGTAAAGGCATGGGTCATCCCGGCGGGATCCACCGCGCCCAGGGCCGCGGCCGCGATCCACAAGGACTTCGAGCGGGGCTTCATCAAGGCGGAGGTCGTCTCCTACGACGACTTCATCGCCTGCGGGGCCGCCCTCCAGTCCGCGAAGGCCGCGGGCAGGCAGAGGCTGGAAGGGAAGGAGTACGTGGTCCGGGACGGCGACATAATATCCTTCCGATTCAACGTCTGAGTCCCTCCTCCCCCGGGCTTGCCTAGCCGCGCCCTTTGCAGTAATACTCTCGCGAGGGGGCCCGATGCACCTGCAGACCGTCGATTTCGTCATCATAATAATCATGCTGGTCGTCATGGTGGGGCTCGGGCTCGCCTTCTCCAGGCGCGCCGGCAAGAGCGTGGACGAGTTCTTCGTGAGCGGCCGCTCGCTGCCGTGGTGGCTAGCCGGCGTATCCATGGTCGCATCGGCCTTCGCCATCGACACGCCCCTGGGCATCACCGGCCTCGTGGCTGCGCACGGGATCCAGGGGGTGTGGTTCGCGTGGTCGTTCATACTCGGCGGCACCGGGGTGCTCGGCGCATTCATCTTCGCCTCGCTGCTTCGGCGCTCGAGAATAATCACCACCGCCGAGCTCGTGGAGCTGCGCTACAGCGGCGACGTGGCCTCATCGCTGCGATTCTTCAAGGGGATATACTTCGGGGTCCTCAGCAACTGCATCATCATGGGATGGGTCATGAAGGCAGTCTCGGTCTTCGTGAAGGAGGCGTTCGGCTGGGACCCGCTCATCGCCCTGGCGGTCATGCTCGCGCTCACGCTGATCTACACGGCCGCGTCGGGCATGTGGGGTGTCGTGGCCACCGACTTCATACAGTTCTGGATCAGCCTTGCGGGCACCATCCTCCTCGCGGTGTTCGCTATGAAATACGTCGGCGGCGTGGACGGGCTCGTGGCCGGGCTCACCGCCCGCTTCGGCGAGATCAAGGCCGACTCCATGCTGCACTTCGTGCCGAGGTTCGAGTCCGCGTTCTTCCCGATATTCCTCGTCTTCATCACGCTCAAGTGGTGGTCCAACCCCACCGAGGCGGTCACGCAGCGCATCGTCTCCAGCAGGACGCCGAAGGACGCATCGCTCGCCACCTTCTTCTTCGCTCTCGTGCACCTTGGGCTCAACTACTGGCCCATGATACTCGTGGCCCTGGTCTCGCTGGTCGTCTACCCGGAGCTGCCTAGCGCCTCCGCCGAGCGGGGCTACGTGATGCTCATGGTGAAGCTTTTGCCCGCAGGGGTGCTGGGGATCTTCCTCGCGGCGATGCTCGCGGCGTTCATGTCCACTATCGACACGCACGTCAACGTCGGCGCCGCCTACATGATAAACGACATCTACCGCCGATTCCTCCACAAGGGCGCCTCCAATCGCCACTACGTCTTCGCTTCGCGCGTGGCCACGGTGCTCATGCTCCTCATCGCTGTGGCGATCGCCTTCTATCTCGAGAACGTGAAGACCGCCTGGTACTGGCTCTCCAAGCTAACCGCGGGTTACGGCTTCATACTGGTGATCCGCTGGTTCTGGTGGAGGATCAACGCTTGGTCGGAGATCGCCGCGCTCTTCGGCTCGCTGGCGGGCTCTCTCCTGGAAACGTTCGTCCTGCGCCGCTTCTATCCGGAGCTCGCCTTCGGCTACCAGTTCCTGTTCGTCTGCGCGTTTTCCTCGGCGTGCTGGCTCTCCGTGACATATCTCACGAAGCCGGCGGATGAGGAGCGGCTAAGGCGCTTCTGCGAGCTGGTGAAGCCGTATCGGTTCGGGTGGAGGCCGATAGCCGAAAAACACCCGGGCATCGAGTGGAACCCCCATTTCAAAAAGAACGTGCTTCAGTTCTTTGTTGGCGCCGCGGGCATCTACAGCAGCTGCTTTGCCCTCGGCAGCCTTCTCTTCAAGCTCTACGCCAGCGCCGCGATCCTCGGCTGCGCGGGTG
This window harbors:
- the ychF gene encoding redox-regulated ATPase YchF, producing MEIGIIGLVQSGKSTLFEIMTGVQSSEIYGESCVRGVASVPDERFDRLVEIFKPAKVSPARVPFIDVNAAGEKPWDSIRQNLVTADAFVHVVDAFTASDVSEVVARYKNLADELVFSDLVVVEGRIERLARLQKHTIRPEEAMQAVILPRAKGHLEAGRPLRDMEMSAEDKRALSGFAFWTLRPELVVINVRDDNPSFAEAFADRHVAAAHVIGINCMLEAEIAELPPHDRLAFLEPMGIAEPAFERVIRSSFELLGRIRYFTVGEDEVKAWVIPAGSTAPRAAAAIHKDFERGFIKAEVVSYDDFIACGAALQSAKAAGRQRLEGKEYVVRDGDIISFRFNV
- a CDS encoding patatin-like phospholipase family protein, which gives rise to MSFLARLKMMAGKRARLGLALGSGGARGFAHIGVLKVLEEEKIPVHCIAGCSAGAIIGGLYSGGASVLALEDLAASFSLKEVAKLLLPSFNRGGLIDGGRVKRLLSPYTAGRSIESLSPRFACVSTDLYSGERIVFKEGDLLESIRASISIPGLFTPAICGDRILVDGGVADPLPIGLAYELGADFVIAVRVNRQVEHRHPLPRDGGGNCTADGSSELRIEKQLGEIEDDAGEDWLRNSLRKIVTTYEKARDNRRLTPPILEIILSTISIYERRLSELSIRDAKDIIVVEPALAGIEILDLHKGVQAIAAGEAAMRSRLGDVGRALG
- a CDS encoding Na+:solute symporter — encoded protein: MHLQTVDFVIIIIMLVVMVGLGLAFSRRAGKSVDEFFVSGRSLPWWLAGVSMVASAFAIDTPLGITGLVAAHGIQGVWFAWSFILGGTGVLGAFIFASLLRRSRIITTAELVELRYSGDVASSLRFFKGIYFGVLSNCIIMGWVMKAVSVFVKEAFGWDPLIALAVMLALTLIYTAASGMWGVVATDFIQFWISLAGTILLAVFAMKYVGGVDGLVAGLTARFGEIKADSMLHFVPRFESAFFPIFLVFITLKWWSNPTEAVTQRIVSSRTPKDASLATFFFALVHLGLNYWPMILVALVSLVVYPELPSASAERGYVMLMVKLLPAGVLGIFLAAMLAAFMSTIDTHVNVGAAYMINDIYRRFLHKGASNRHYVFASRVATVLMLLIAVAIAFYLENVKTAWYWLSKLTAGYGFILVIRWFWWRINAWSEIAALFGSLAGSLLETFVLRRFYPELAFGYQFLFVCAFSSACWLSVTYLTKPADEERLRRFCELVKPYRFGWRPIAEKHPGIEWNPHFKKNVLQFFVGAAGIYSSCFALGSLLFKLYASAAILGCAGALSFAVILLTLRSSNNGTVDVRAA